In Juglans microcarpa x Juglans regia isolate MS1-56 chromosome 4S, Jm3101_v1.0, whole genome shotgun sequence, a single window of DNA contains:
- the LOC121262879 gene encoding pentatricopeptide repeat-containing protein At1g09900: MDFMVPIKHTPEGFCSFPDFHREGTRTRSICSNFEARVSSKVVSGFRSGRVHLGCKARHVFLSADCIQRKKPDGPRKLQRLNVSTVSKVENLGSNGRLQHVELNPHGHLNGTENGIGSLSTTAQSSRSFEESESNNHLRKLVRNGELEDGFKFLQSMVYQGDIPDIIACTSLIRGFCKIGKTRKATRVMDILEDSGAVPDVITYNVLISGYCRSGEIDNALRVLDRMSIAPDVVTYNTILRTLCDGGKLKQAMEVLDRQLRRECYPDVITYTILIEATCKESGVGQAMKLLDEMRIKGCKPDVVTYNVLINGICKEGRLDEAIKFLNNMPSYGCQPNVITHNIILRSMCSTGRWMDAERLLAEMLRKGCSPSVVTFNILINFLCRKGLLGRAIDILEKMPKHGCTPNSLSYNPLLHGFCKEKKMDRAIEYLDVMSSRGCYPDIVTYNTLLTALCRDGKVDVAVEILDQLSSKGCSPVLITYNTVIDGLSKVGQTERAIELLDEMQGKGLKPDIITYSSLVGGLSREGKVDEAIKFFHNLEVLGLKPNSITYNSVIWGLCKAHKTSRAIDFLAYMVSRGCKPTEATYSILIEGIANEGLAKEALELLHQLCARGVVKKSWAEQVAGRM, translated from the coding sequence ATGGATTTCATGGTGCCCATAAAGCACACCCCTGAAGGGTTTTGCTCATTTCCAGACTTTCATCGAGAGGGTACTAGAACTAGAAGTATTTGTAGTAATTTTGAAGCTAGGGTTAGTAGTAAAGTGGTTTCAGGCTTTCGTTCTGGGAGAGTCCATTTGGGCTGCAAAGCTCGCCATGTCTTCCTGTCCGCTGATTGTATTCAGCGTAAAAAACCCGACGGGCCCCGGAAACTGCAACGACTTAATGTTTCTACTGTTTCCAAGGTCGAAAATCTTGGCTCAAATGGGAGATTGCAGCATGTTGAGCTGAACCCACATGGGCATTTGAATGGAACAGAAAATGGTATAGGGTCTTTGTCGACCACGGCTCAGTCTTCCCGGAGTTTCGAGGAATCTGAGAGTAACAATCACCTAAGAAAGTTGGTCAGAAATGGGGAATTAGAAGATGGGTTTAAGTTTCTCCAAAGCATGGTTTATCAAGGTGATATTCCTGATATTATCGCTTGCACGAGTCTAATCCGTGGGTTTTGTAAGATTGGTAAAACCAGGAAGGCTACTCGGGTCATGGATATTTTGGAAGACTCTGGAGCTGTTCCGGATGTTATAACGTACAATGTTTTGATCAGTGGTTATTGTAGGTCCGGTGAGATTGATAATGCCTTACGAGTCTTGGACCGAATGAGTATTGCTCCCGATGTTGTCACATATAATACGATTTTGCGTACTTTGTGTGATGGTGGGAAATTGAAGCAAGCGATGGAAGTTCTTGACCGGCAGTTGCGAAGGGAGTGTTATCCAGATGTGATTACTTATACTATACTGATTGAGGCAACTTGTAAGGAAAGTGGAGTTGGGCAAGCAATGAAgcttttagatgagatgaggaTCAAAGGATGCAAACCTGATGTTGTTACTTACAATGTTCTTATCAATGGGATTTGCAAAGAAGGAAGGTTGGATGAAGCAATCAAGTTCTTGAACAACATGCCATCATATGGTTGCCAGCCCAATGTAATTACCCATAACATTATTTTGCGGAGCATGTGTAGTACTGGGAGGTGGATGGATGCTGAAAGACTATTAGCTGAAATGCTTCGCAAAGGGTGTTCTCCTAGCGTTGTTACTTTCAATATCTTGATAAATTTCTTGTGCCGAAAGGGTCTACTGGGTCGAGCTATTGACATCTTGGAGAAGATGCCTAAGCATGGTTGTACTCCAAATTCCTTGAGTTACAATCCATTGCTTCATGGATTTtgcaaagaaaagaagatggatAGAGCAATTGAGTATCTGGATGTAATGTCGTCTAGGGGCTGTTACCCTGATATTGTGACCTACAATACTTTGCTCACTGCATTATGCAGAGATGGGAAGGTTGATGTTGCAGTCGAGATACTTGATCAGCTAAGTAGCAAGGGTTGCTCTCCTGTTTTGATCACATATAATACAGTGATTGATGGACTTTCAAAGGTGGGGCAAACTGAACGTGCAATAGAACTTTTGGATGAGATGCAAGGAAAGGGTCTTAAACCAGATATAATCACCTACTCCTCACTTGTAGGAGGGCTTAGTAGAGAAGGAAAGGTTGATGAAGCAATCAAGTTTTTTCACAACTTGGAGGTATTGGGTCTCAAGCCCAATTCTATTACCTACAACTCAGTCATTTGGGGACTTTGCAAGGCTCATAAAACCAGCCGTGCAATTGATTTCTTGGCTTATATGGTATCTAGAGGATGCAAACCTACTGAAGCTACCTACTCCATTCTCATTGAAGGCATAGCTAATGAAGGTTTAGCGAAGGAGGCTTTGGAGCTACTGCATCAATTGTGCGCCAGAGGGGTTGTGAAGAAAAGCTGGGCAGAACAGGTAGCAGGCAGGATGTAG